In the genome of Eschrichtius robustus isolate mEscRob2 chromosome 12, mEscRob2.pri, whole genome shotgun sequence, one region contains:
- the FAM107A gene encoding actin-associated protein FAM107A isoform X2, translated as MAQAQLRTSMYSEIQRERADIGGLMARPEYREWNPELIKPKKLLNPVKASRSHQELHRELLMNHRRGLGVDSKPELQRVLEHRRRNQLIKKKKEELEAKRLQCPFEQELLKRQQRLNQLEKPPEKEEDHAPEFIKVRENLRRITTLTSEERAL; from the exons CCTCCATGTACTCGGAGATCCAGAGGGAGCGGGCGGACATCGGAGGCCTGATGGCCCGGCCAGAATACAGAGAGTGGAACCCGGAGCTCATCAAGCCCAAGAAGCTGCTGAACCCCGTGAAGGCCTCCCGGAGCCACCAGGAACTGCACCGAGAGCTGCTCATGAACCACAGAAG GGGCCTGGGCGTGGACAGCAAGCCGGAGCTGCAGCGTGTCCTGGAGCACCGCCGGCGGAACCagctcatcaagaagaagaaggaggaactGGAGGCCAAGCGCTTGCAGTGCCCCTTTGAGCAGGAGCTCCTGAAACGGCAGCAGCGGCTGAACCAG CTGGAAAAACCACCAGAAAAGGAAGAGGACCATGCCCCCGAATTTATTAAAGTCAGGGAAAACCTGCGCAGAATCACCACCCTGACCAGTGAAGAGAGAGCGCTTTAG